From a single Mycolicibacterium moriokaense genomic region:
- a CDS encoding cytochrome P450: MDEAAKVFADPKSYTDEKALHAALTHLRANAPVSWVEVPNYRPFWAITKHADIMAIERANDIFTNSPRPVLTTLAGDDQQAAIGVKTLIHHDDPEHRAIRAIGADWFRPKAMRALKLRIEELARRYVDQMVTAGPECDFVQEVAVNYPLYVIMSMLGIPESDFPQMLKYTQELFGSDDEEMQRSASIEESMDVLLEMFAYFNDLTAARRASPTEDLASAIANATIGGEPLSDIDTVSYYLIIATAGHDTTSAVISGGLHALIEHPDQRERLRANMDLMPLATEEMIRWVTPVKEFMRTAQQDTEVRGVPIAAGESVLLSYVSSNRDEDVFDEPFKFNVGRDPNKHNAFGYGVHFCLGAALARMEVNSFFSELIPRLDSIELTGDAEYMATVFVGGPKHLPIRYSLR, encoded by the coding sequence ATGGACGAAGCGGCAAAGGTGTTCGCAGATCCCAAGTCCTACACCGATGAGAAGGCTTTGCATGCGGCGCTGACCCATCTGCGCGCCAACGCGCCGGTGTCCTGGGTCGAGGTACCCAATTACCGCCCCTTTTGGGCGATCACGAAACACGCCGACATCATGGCGATCGAACGCGCCAACGACATCTTCACCAACTCGCCCCGCCCGGTGTTGACCACTCTGGCGGGTGATGATCAGCAGGCTGCAATCGGTGTCAAAACCTTGATTCATCACGACGATCCGGAGCACCGTGCGATCCGTGCGATTGGGGCCGACTGGTTCCGCCCGAAAGCCATGCGTGCGCTCAAGCTCCGCATCGAAGAGCTCGCAAGGCGTTACGTCGATCAGATGGTCACAGCGGGACCGGAGTGCGACTTCGTTCAGGAGGTCGCCGTGAACTATCCGCTGTACGTGATCATGTCGATGCTCGGCATCCCCGAATCCGACTTCCCGCAGATGCTGAAGTACACACAGGAGCTGTTCGGGAGCGACGACGAAGAGATGCAGCGCAGTGCGTCCATCGAGGAGTCCATGGACGTGCTGCTCGAGATGTTCGCCTATTTCAACGATTTGACCGCCGCGCGGCGCGCCTCGCCCACCGAGGATCTGGCCTCCGCCATCGCCAACGCAACGATCGGCGGCGAACCGCTGTCCGACATCGACACCGTGTCGTACTACCTCATCATCGCCACGGCCGGACATGACACCACCAGCGCCGTGATCTCCGGCGGTCTGCACGCGCTCATCGAGCACCCCGACCAACGGGAGCGGTTGCGCGCCAACATGGATCTCATGCCGCTGGCGACTGAGGAGATGATCCGATGGGTCACACCGGTGAAGGAGTTCATGCGTACGGCGCAGCAGGACACCGAGGTCCGCGGCGTACCGATCGCGGCGGGGGAGTCCGTGCTGCTGTCGTACGTATCGTCGAACCGTGACGAAGACGTCTTCGACGAGCCGTTCAAGTTCAACGTGGGACGCGACCCCAACAAACACAACGCATTCGGCTACGGCGTGCACTTCTGCCTGGGCGCGGCCCTGGCCCGGATGGAGGTCAACAGCTTCTTCTCCGAGCTGATACCTCGGCTGGACTCGATCGAACTCACCGGCGATGCGGAGTACATGGCGACGGTCTTCGTCGGCGGGCCCAAGCACCTGCCGATCCGCTACTCGCTGCGGTGA
- a CDS encoding LLM class F420-dependent oxidoreductase: protein MGSGAGLKVDGGVFSQLHAVVDAAVTLERRGYDGCWTAEVSHDPFLPLTLAAEHTETIELGTSIAVAFARTPMTVANVGWDLQEYSKGRLNLGLGSQIRPHIEKRFSMPWSRPVDRMREFVLALREIWACWHDGTKLRFEGDFYTHKLMTPMFTPEPHDYGIPKVFIAAVGEAMTEMTGEVADGVLAHAFTTKRYFEEVTTPALLRGMSRSGRRRSDFQVSCPLFVVTGNDESELNAAAVGTRKQIAFYGSTPAYKKVLDLHGWGALHDELHALSLKGDWDGMGALIDDEILDTFAVVAPNDKLAAKIRDRCDGLIDRVMVGFPSTISESTISAVLQELREPTT from the coding sequence ATGGGAAGTGGCGCCGGCCTCAAGGTCGACGGCGGCGTGTTCAGCCAACTCCATGCGGTGGTCGACGCCGCGGTGACCCTGGAACGTCGCGGCTATGACGGCTGCTGGACGGCGGAGGTCAGCCACGACCCGTTCCTGCCGCTGACATTGGCCGCCGAACACACCGAGACCATCGAGCTGGGCACCAGCATCGCGGTGGCTTTCGCCCGAACCCCGATGACCGTCGCCAACGTCGGCTGGGATCTGCAGGAGTACTCGAAGGGCCGGCTGAACCTGGGGCTTGGCTCGCAGATCCGACCGCACATCGAGAAGCGCTTCAGCATGCCGTGGAGCCGCCCGGTGGACCGGATGCGCGAGTTCGTGCTCGCGCTGCGGGAGATCTGGGCGTGCTGGCACGACGGGACGAAGCTGCGGTTCGAGGGGGACTTCTACACCCACAAGCTCATGACGCCGATGTTCACTCCGGAGCCGCATGACTACGGCATCCCGAAGGTGTTCATCGCCGCCGTGGGTGAGGCGATGACGGAGATGACGGGCGAGGTGGCCGACGGAGTCCTCGCGCACGCCTTCACGACCAAGCGCTACTTCGAAGAGGTGACCACGCCCGCGCTGCTGCGGGGGATGAGCCGATCGGGGAGGCGGCGCAGCGACTTTCAGGTGTCGTGCCCGCTGTTCGTCGTCACGGGAAACGACGAATCCGAGCTGAACGCCGCGGCCGTCGGCACCCGCAAGCAGATCGCGTTCTACGGTTCGACGCCCGCCTACAAGAAGGTGCTCGATCTGCACGGCTGGGGTGCGCTGCACGACGAACTGCACGCGTTGTCGCTGAAGGGCGACTGGGACGGTATGGGCGCGCTCATCGACGACGAGATTCTCGACACGTTCGCGGTGGTCGCTCCGAACGACAAGCTGGCGGCCAAGATTCGCGATCGGTGCGACGGCTTGATCGACCGCGTCATGGTGGGCTTCCCGAGCACGATTTCGGAATCGACCATCTCGGCCGTATTGCAAGAGCTGCGCGAGCCGACCACATAG